In the genome of Bosea sp. ANAM02, the window GCGGCTGGGTCCTTGAAGAGGCTGCGACAGGATTCCGCGACATCCTGCCCGGCCGCTTCGCTGAGGCGCCGGAAGACCAGCGTGAAATCGGCTTCGCCGGCCTGCATTGCATCGAGCAGGCCCTTGATTAGCGCGACATCCTCCTCTTCCGCCATGGCGAGGCCGAGCTTGCGGCGGAAGCCCGCGATCAGATGCCCCTGGAACTGCGGATCGAACCGGTCGAGGGCCGCTTGCGCGATCGGCACGGCCTTGTCGATGTCCTCGTCCAGCAACGGCAGCAGCGTCTCGGCGAAGCGGGTGAGGTTCCAGCGGGCGATCGGTGGCTGGTTGGCATAGGCGTAGCGGCCATGCTCGTCGATCGAGCTGAACACGGTCGTCGGATGATAGGCGTCCATGAACGCGCAGGGGCCGTAATCGATGGTTTCGCCGGCGATCGACATGTTGTCCGTGTTCATCACGCCGTGGATGAAGCCGATCGTCATCCACTGCGCGACGAGCGCGGCCTGCGCGGCGACCACCGCCTCGAGCAAGGCGAGATAACGACCCTCGCCGGCGCATGCCGGGTAATGGCGCGCAATGACATGGTCGGCGAGCAGGCGCAGAGCCTCGACATCGCCGCGGACGGCGAAATACTGGAAGGTGCCGATCCGGATATGGCTGGAGGCGACGCGGGTCAGGATGGCGCCCGGCAGCAGGGTCTCGCGCCGTACGGGTTCGCCGGTCAGGACAGCGGCGAGCGAGCGCGTCGTCGGGACGCCCAGCGCCGCCATCGCCTCGCTGACGATATATTCCCGCAGCACCGGCCCGAGCGCGGCGCGGCCATCGCCCCGGCGCGAGAACGGGGTCGGCCCCGCGCCCTTGAGTTGGAGATCATGGCGTCTGCCGTCGCGGCCAGCCACTTCACCGAGCAGGATCGCGCGGCCGTCGCCGAGCTGAGGGCTGAAGCCGCCGAACTGGTGGCCGGCATAGGCTGTCGCGATCGACGCCGCCCCGTCCGGCAGACGATTGCCGGACAACGTCGCCACGCCCTCCGGCCCCTTGAGCCAGTCGGGGTCGAGCCCGAGCTCCGCTGCGAGCGGCACGTTCAGCCGGATCAGCCGCGGCGCCGCAACCGGCGTCGGGGCGACCACCGCGTAGAAGCGCTGCGGCAGGCGCGCATAGGAATTGTCGAAGGCGATCGGGTTCATCGCTGGAAGATAAGCGCGGAACACAGCCGCGCAACACGCAGGCGTGGGCCGCCGTCCATGCGATCAGACCGCATGGGCATGCGCAAGCCTCAGCCGGACGACTTGCCCCAATCAGCCGGCGGGAAGCTCGGACTGCCATAGGGGTAATAATCCGCCAGGGTCAGGTTCTCGTAGGCCAGCGCGTCGAGATGAACCGTGCCCATGAAGGGCTCGGGCGGCTCGACCAGCAGGATCGTCGGCGTGAAGCCGCTATCGTCGAAGCCCCGGCGGAAATGGACCCGCGACTTGATCGCGATCACGTCGAACTCGTCCGGCGCGAGTCCGATCTGCCAGAGCTCCGAAGGCTCGATGATCTGGACGAGATAGGGGCTGAGCACCAGCAGGTTGCCCTTGCCGAATTCGACGCAGATCCAGTCCTTGCCGTCGCCGCGCGCGGTCGTCGCCGGCCCGATGGAGCGCAGCGTCCCGGTGATGCGGATGGGCGCCCCGGCCGATTCGTCGAACAGGCCGCCGATCTCGGCATCGAACGGATCGCCCGGCCTTGCGCCGGACTCGATCACGGAACGAACCACGTCCGGCGAAGCGATGGTCGCGACCAGCGTGCGTTCGAGCTTCTGCGCGACGATCTCCTGGAGCAGCCAGGTCGCATAGCCCGAACGGTCGCTGTAATCGGCGAGGAGGACAGGCCCTTTGCCGGCGGTCACGGCCGCGCGGGCCTCGGCGACCGCTTCCTTCGTCTTGTAGATCTTCACGGTATCGAGCAGCGACCGGCGCCGGCGCCAGGTCCATTCGGCCATGTCGCGGAGGACGCGCTCGGCGAGCTCCGGATCGTCGTTGGTCAGCACCTGCAGCGCCATGCCGGCATCGGGAACGTCCGACCACGGGAAGCCGAAGAACACGTTGACGAAGACATCCGGCTCGCGCGCCTCCCAGATCAGGGCACGCTGGATCAGGTCGGACCAGGGCGAGGCGCCGGTCCACATCACCACGGTCGGCGCGATGATTGGGATGCGCAGGGTGCGATGCACCGGCTTGAAGCTGCCGCGGATCGCCCGGACCAGCATGCGTGCCGCGCGCTCGCCCTGCAGATGCATGTCGTAATGCGGGAAATATTTCACGCAGAACGCCATGTCGGCCTGCGCGAGGAACGCCTCGTCCTCGTTGCCGTGCGGGTCGAAGGTCGCGGTGATGAAGGCTTTCCGGCCGACGACCTCGCGGACGCGCCGGGCGATATCGGCCTCGGGCCGCGGCACGCCGCGCACCGCGAGCGCCCCATGCAGCGCGAGATAGACGCCGTCGAGATCGGGCTGCGCCTTCAGTTCCTCGATCATGAGGCCCATGAAATGCTCATAGGCATCCTCG includes:
- a CDS encoding protein adenylyltransferase SelO; this encodes MNPIAFDNSYARLPQRFYAVVAPTPVAAPRLIRLNVPLAAELGLDPDWLKGPEGVATLSGNRLPDGAASIATAYAGHQFGGFSPQLGDGRAILLGEVAGRDGRRHDLQLKGAGPTPFSRRGDGRAALGPVLREYIVSEAMAALGVPTTRSLAAVLTGEPVRRETLLPGAILTRVASSHIRIGTFQYFAVRGDVEALRLLADHVIARHYPACAGEGRYLALLEAVVAAQAALVAQWMTIGFIHGVMNTDNMSIAGETIDYGPCAFMDAYHPTTVFSSIDEHGRYAYANQPPIARWNLTRFAETLLPLLDEDIDKAVPIAQAALDRFDPQFQGHLIAGFRRKLGLAMAEEEDVALIKGLLDAMQAGEADFTLVFRRLSEAAGQDVAESCRSLFKDPAAFDAWEGRWRQRLQRETASAEARRDAMLRVNPLYIPRNHQVEAVIEAAVERDDFAPFEALVAVLARPFEAQPGREDYERPPAVHERVLATFCGT
- a CDS encoding M81 family metallopeptidase produces the protein MTHSRIRIAVLQFSHETVTFLPNDTTREDFIYPGSPASGEALLATDPKGYMGGFVQVAREFEDVELVGITSPLWPRTGTGSGWVTEDAYEHFMGLMIEELKAQPDLDGVYLALHGALAVRGVPRPEADIARRVREVVGRKAFITATFDPHGNEDEAFLAQADMAFCVKYFPHYDMHLQGERAARMLVRAIRGSFKPVHRTLRIPIIAPTVVMWTGASPWSDLIQRALIWEAREPDVFVNVFFGFPWSDVPDAGMALQVLTNDDPELAERVLRDMAEWTWRRRRSLLDTVKIYKTKEAVAEARAAVTAGKGPVLLADYSDRSGYATWLLQEIVAQKLERTLVATIASPDVVRSVIESGARPGDPFDAEIGGLFDESAGAPIRITGTLRSIGPATTARGDGKDWICVEFGKGNLLVLSPYLVQIIEPSELWQIGLAPDEFDVIAIKSRVHFRRGFDDSGFTPTILLVEPPEPFMGTVHLDALAYENLTLADYYPYGSPSFPPADWGKSSG